The following are encoded in a window of Prochlorococcus marinus str. MIT 1013 genomic DNA:
- a CDS encoding iron-containing alcohol dehydrogenase family protein, giving the protein MSINNHSISPAKVVRGEGAWIKSLDLITKLSKKPLIIGRSNSTKKIRTSFKNDLLLKGIQSISLDLDHDCCEIDIQNAYLISKNNNCDGIIAAGGGKVLDAGKLIADLLGINCITVPLSASTCAGWTALSNIYTPDGKFVKDVTLKRCPNLLIFDHTIVRTAPPRTLASGMADAVAKWYESYLTSSTSQDGFVQQAVQMARVLRDQLFLNGYKAFSDPLSNSWETVAEGCALTAGIIGGLGGARCRTAAAHPIHNGLTQLAYTNKPLHGELVGFGLLVQLHLEEKNSNSQLPKQAKSQLIDFFSQLNLPISIESICLRDKTSNQLYKACEFACNDDSDIHQLPFPVNEKDLFEAIQRLQSISRRPKIKINNT; this is encoded by the coding sequence ATGTCTATAAATAACCACAGCATTTCACCTGCAAAGGTCGTTAGAGGGGAAGGGGCATGGATTAAATCGTTGGATCTAATAACTAAATTAAGCAAAAAACCTTTGATAATAGGTAGAAGTAACTCTACAAAAAAAATAAGAACTTCATTCAAAAATGATCTTCTTTTAAAAGGTATTCAATCAATCTCTCTCGATCTAGATCATGATTGCTGTGAAATAGATATTCAAAATGCATATCTAATCTCAAAAAATAACAACTGCGATGGAATTATTGCTGCAGGAGGTGGGAAAGTGCTTGACGCAGGAAAACTAATCGCTGATTTGCTTGGCATCAATTGCATTACTGTGCCATTAAGTGCTTCCACATGTGCTGGATGGACGGCTTTATCTAATATTTATACTCCCGATGGCAAATTCGTAAAAGATGTAACTTTAAAAAGATGTCCAAACTTATTGATCTTTGATCACACAATTGTTAGAACCGCTCCACCAAGAACACTTGCTAGCGGAATGGCAGATGCTGTGGCGAAATGGTACGAGTCGTACCTAACAAGCAGTACAAGCCAAGACGGTTTTGTGCAGCAAGCAGTTCAGATGGCTCGGGTTTTACGCGATCAATTATTTTTAAATGGTTACAAGGCTTTCTCAGATCCACTAAGCAATTCTTGGGAAACTGTTGCAGAAGGATGTGCTTTAACTGCTGGAATTATAGGAGGGCTTGGGGGTGCTAGATGCAGAACAGCAGCAGCGCACCCTATACACAATGGATTAACACAACTTGCATACACAAACAAACCACTTCATGGAGAACTTGTTGGATTTGGCCTGCTAGTACAATTACATCTAGAAGAGAAAAATTCAAACAGTCAATTACCAAAACAAGCTAAGTCACAACTTATAGATTTCTTCTCTCAACTAAATCTTCCTATTTCAATTGAGTCTATTTGTCTTAGGGATAAAACATCGAACCAACTATATAAAGCATGTGAATTCGCCTGTAATGATGACTCTGATATACATCAATTACCCTTCCCAGTAAATGAAAAAGACCTTTTCGAGGCAATTCAAAGGTTACAATCCATTTCTAGAAGGCCAAAAATAAAAATAAATAATACTTAA
- a CDS encoding alpha/beta fold hydrolase has translation MDQEVNKNIDKTIATKAYINEIRDQIIDNQANELFEDLKWIQLEDISPIKSDLFPTVLTGKGEKVLLIHGFDSCFLEYRRLTPFLKKNNKLIIPDLYGFGFCPRSSENKYGFKYLMKHLNSVLNCYSKHKPIGIIGASMGGALALELARQNPKKVNKLLLLSPAGLAGKNPKIPWPLNHFGAFFLSQAFVRKGLCRQAFADPKNSVGPAEEQIASIHLKVPGWQSSLAHFAANGGVSGCGLPKPTQPLKIIIGKYDRIVPKKEKEETKKNYNSIIEIATNSGHLPHLEEPKLVAEAWKKF, from the coding sequence TTGGATCAAGAAGTAAATAAAAATATAGACAAAACAATTGCTACGAAGGCATACATAAATGAAATACGAGATCAAATTATTGACAATCAAGCTAATGAACTTTTTGAAGATCTTAAATGGATACAATTAGAAGATATTTCACCTATTAAATCTGATTTATTTCCAACAGTATTAACAGGTAAAGGGGAAAAAGTCCTACTCATTCATGGTTTTGATAGCTGCTTTCTTGAATATAGACGTCTCACACCTTTTCTAAAAAAGAATAATAAATTAATCATTCCAGATCTATATGGATTTGGGTTTTGTCCTAGATCTAGTGAGAACAAATATGGATTTAAATATTTAATGAAACATTTGAATTCTGTATTGAACTGTTATTCAAAGCATAAACCCATAGGAATAATTGGTGCCTCAATGGGTGGAGCTTTAGCACTAGAACTCGCAAGACAAAACCCAAAAAAAGTCAACAAGCTACTACTTTTATCACCAGCAGGTTTAGCAGGCAAAAACCCTAAGATTCCTTGGCCCCTCAATCATTTTGGGGCTTTTTTCCTTAGTCAGGCTTTTGTTCGCAAGGGATTGTGTAGACAGGCCTTTGCGGATCCTAAAAATAGTGTTGGTCCTGCAGAAGAACAAATCGCCTCAATACATTTAAAAGTTCCTGGTTGGCAATCATCGTTAGCACATTTTGCGGCGAATGGGGGGGTGTCAGGTTGCGGGCTCCCTAAACCAACTCAACCTCTCAAAATTATTATAGGTAAATATGATAGAATTGTTCCTAAGAAGGAAAAGGAAGAAACCAAAAAGAACTATAATTCCATTATAGAAATAGCAAC